CCGGTCGACGCCGAGATCCCCGGCATCGAACGCGCCGGCGCCAAAGCCGTCGCCCCACCACCGGGCATCGCTGTACCCGGCCCCGAGGTCAAACCGCTCGGCGTCGCCGACACCGGCCACGCCCGCCCCATCGGGCTGCGCGTCCCGGACGCCCGCCACCACCTGCACGTCCTCGGCGCCACCGGGTCCGGGAAGTCGACCCTGCTGGGCAATCTGATCCTCGACGACGCGGACGCCGGCCGCGGCGTCGTGCTCATCGACCCCAAGGGCGACCTGGTCACCGACGTCCTCTCCCGGCTCCCGCGCGAGGCTGCGGACCGGGTCGTGCTGTTCGACGCCGACTCCCGCCAACGCCCGCCCTGCCTCAACCCCCTCGAAGGCGGCGAGACCGACCGCGAGGTCGACAACCTCGTCTCCGTCTTCCGTCGCGTCTACTCCGCGTTCTGGGGCCCGCGCACCGACGACCTCATGCGCGCCGCCTGCCTCACCCTCCGCGCCCAAGACGGCGTCCCCACCCTCGCCGATCTCCCCAAGCTCCTGACCAGCGAAGCCTTCCGGACACGGATCACCGGCGGGCTGACCGACCCGGTCCTGGCCGGGTTCTGGGAGTGGTACGACGAGCTCACCGACTCCAGCCGAAGCCAAGTCATCTCCCCGCTGATGAACAAACTCCGCGCCTTCCTCCTGCGCCCGTTCGTCAAAGACGCCATCGCCGGCGGCCGCTCCACCGTCAACATGCACCACGTCCTCGACCAGGGCGGCATCTGCCTGGTCCGGATCCCCAAGGGCTCGCTCGGGGACGAGACGACCCGGCTCGTCGGGTCACTCGTCGTCGCCCGCACCTGGCAGGCCACCACCGGCCGCGCCCGAGTCCCCCAGCGCGAACGCCTGGACGCCTCGCTGGTCATCGACGAGTGCCACAACTTCCTCAACCTGCCCTACCCGATCGAGGACATGCTCGCCGAAGCCCGCGGCTTCCGGTTGGCCATGACGCTCGCGCATCAGCACCTCGGCCAGCTGCCCCGCGAGCTCAAGGAAGGTATCTCCACCAACGCCCGCTCGAAGATCTTCTTCAACGCCTCCCCCGAGGACGCCCGCGAACTCGCCCGCCACACCGCACCGCGGCTGTCCGAACACGACCTCGCCCACCTCGGCGTCTACCACGTCGCCGGACGGCTCGTCGTCAACGGCGCCGAAACCGAGCCGTTCACCATGACCACCTCGCCGATGCGCCCCGCCGTTCCCGGACGAGCCAAAGAAATCCGTGCAGCAATCCGCAGCGCCGAGGCCGCGCCCCCGGGCCACTTACCTTCCCCAGGACCACACGGACGCAAGACCGATCCCCGCCGCGACGTTTCGCTCGGAGGTTCGCCGTGATCATCACGACCACCCGCCAGCACCACCTGCGCCAGCACCTTCCCGGCCGGACGACCGCCCGCGCGGCCAGCTCGGTCGAGCACCAGGCCGCACTCGCAGCCCGCCTCACCGCCCGGGACAAATGGCTGCTGGCCCTGCTCCACGAACACCGCGTCCTGACCTCCACCCAGATCCAGGACGCCGCGTTCCCCTCGAGCCGCTCGACCCGCCAGCGTCTGCGCGAGCTGTATCTCTGGCGCGCTGTCAGCCGGTTCCAGCCGTTCCGGCCACTCGGCTCGGCGCCGATGCACTACGTCCTCGGTCCCGCCGGCGCCGCCGTCTTGGCTGCCGAGCATGGCTTGGAGGTCAAGGACCTCGGCTACCGGCACGACCGCGCGATGGCCATCGCCCACAACCAGCGCCTCGCCCACACCGTCGGCGTCGCCGACTTCTTCACCTCGCTGATCGCGCTCAGCCGACGCCGCGACCCTGTTCGACATGGTGAGGGGGTCACGGCCTGGTGGTCGGAGACCCGCTGCGCCCGGCACTTCGGTGACCTCGTCATCCCGGACGCCTACGGCCGCTGGCGCAGCGCCACCGGCGAACTCGAGTTCTTCCTCGAATTCGACACCGGCAGCGAGTCGCTGACCAAGGTCGCTCGCAAGCTGCTCGCCTACGCCCGGCTCGCCGACTCCACCCGCATCGCCACCCCGGTGCTCTTCTGGCTCCCGACGAGCCGCCGCGAGGCCGGTGCGCGCTCAGCGCTCGCCCGCATCCACGCCGACCTCGACCAGACCGCCGGCGTCCCCGTCGCCACCGCGGCCGCCGACCTCCTCGACGCGGCCACAGCCTGCCCGAGCCCTGCCGACGAGGTCTGGCTCCCGCTCAACGCGACGTCATCGACGCGGACTTCGCCGCGGTACGCGCTCGGCGAACTGACGCGCACGTGGCCGACCCTCGTTCCAGCGGCTGACCTTGACGACGGAATCGCCCCGACGTCCGGGCAGGCCGTGGCATACCGGCTGCCGCCGCCCGCTCCCACACCGCCGGACGCCACGCCCACCCGAACTCCCCGTCCCGAGTCCTGACCACGCGAGGAGAGCGTCATGGGATCGAAGATCGCGGTCGGCGTCACCGTCGTGGTCGCGATGCTTCCGGTGCTGCTGGGAGCCGTGCCGCAGGCCGTCGTCACGGCGTTCACCGGCAACGGGAGCACGACCTGCACACCCAGCGGGACGACTACCCGCACTGTGCC
This window of the Amycolatopsis balhimycina FH 1894 genome carries:
- a CDS encoding type IV secretory system conjugative DNA transfer family protein, coding for MVGSYLTDPWTSIHHLLAEVVEWALCWGPVAVPALAVFAAGQAAGRWWWRARCHAQLVADARCITVLAPPTVDPAGGVLLWANLVGLLRPSWRRWLTGQPHLAWEYRFSEHGVTLRLWVPGVIPPGLVERAIEAAWPGTHTRAVPAEAPLPEQKNRRAITVGGQLRLARSEALPIRTGFDADPIRGLLGAPVGLGRDEHASVQVLARPVTGRRVGRARRAARRVHAGSSGRLGGRLLDLVTPGASASSPRRTRDARRISQDPQLSLEYSAQNRAIVGKQRGSQYETVVRYAVTTHLPSDATDAEVRRARDTARGRAHALAASFAAYTEHNHYTRIRLRHPDRALASRRLDRGDLLSVPELAAIAHLPVDAEIPGIERAGAKAVAPPPGIAVPGPEVKPLGVADTGHARPIGLRVPDARHHLHVLGATGSGKSTLLGNLILDDADAGRGVVLIDPKGDLVTDVLSRLPREAADRVVLFDADSRQRPPCLNPLEGGETDREVDNLVSVFRRVYSAFWGPRTDDLMRAACLTLRAQDGVPTLADLPKLLTSEAFRTRITGGLTDPVLAGFWEWYDELTDSSRSQVISPLMNKLRAFLLRPFVKDAIAGGRSTVNMHHVLDQGGICLVRIPKGSLGDETTRLVGSLVVARTWQATTGRARVPQRERLDASLVIDECHNFLNLPYPIEDMLAEARGFRLAMTLAHQHLGQLPRELKEGISTNARSKIFFNASPEDARELARHTAPRLSEHDLAHLGVYHVAGRLVVNGAETEPFTMTTSPMRPAVPGRAKEIRAAIRSAEAAPPGHLPSPGPHGRKTDPRRDVSLGGSP
- a CDS encoding replication-relaxation family protein — its product is MIITTTRQHHLRQHLPGRTTARAASSVEHQAALAARLTARDKWLLALLHEHRVLTSTQIQDAAFPSSRSTRQRLRELYLWRAVSRFQPFRPLGSAPMHYVLGPAGAAVLAAEHGLEVKDLGYRHDRAMAIAHNQRLAHTVGVADFFTSLIALSRRRDPVRHGEGVTAWWSETRCARHFGDLVIPDAYGRWRSATGELEFFLEFDTGSESLTKVARKLLAYARLADSTRIATPVLFWLPTSRREAGARSALARIHADLDQTAGVPVATAAADLLDAATACPSPADEVWLPLNATSSTRTSPRYALGELTRTWPTLVPAADLDDGIAPTSGQAVAYRLPPPAPTPPDATPTRTPRPES